A single genomic interval of Novosphingobium ginsenosidimutans harbors:
- a CDS encoding TonB-dependent receptor: MKTFRRSFGRTLLRSSALGVSLAIVASAAPAFAQDAPQADEAVDEAEIIVTATRRSEALSDVPIAVSAVTGETLAKTGATDVRQLNQVAPSLLVSGATSEVNFTARIRGIGTVGENAGLESSVGLFIDGVYRSRTGVGLSELGEIERVEVLRGPQGTLFGRNSTAGLINIVTKGPSLSDGFSGNASATYGNYNFWRLDGAVNVPLGSTAAARIDAVWQQRDGFIENVTPGEPDINDRDRWLVRGQIAWEPTDDIKLRLIADYSKKAENCCGGVLLNPVRNLSRGTDGFPVASANTLLPLLQAFGANFQVAPANEPFVRRQSTTPGVTYRTDSKDWGLSGELTWDLGGATLTSITAYRDYLNEQGQDGDFQAMDILKRFDLDRHFKLFTQEVRLQGEALDGRLDWLVGGYYANEKLFVDDDIVYGADYERYANCLAATAISAANVNPASATCSNLPTTIFPGFQGLAAATGSARLNGTGNNGASFDQRSNNWALFTHNTFDIVEDKVKLTVGARYTHESKTLAADARFTNTLCPAILNTPLQSLASLACVINGSAPSFARGAPGTEFSEGQWTGTAVLSVKPFDDLMVYASASKGYKAGGFNLDFSALDRVCNTTFDAACAGRLARPVNTQGNGRPEATDLQFASEKVDAFEVGFKYDGDGIDVNFAAFYQRYSNYQLNTFNGVNFEVTNIQACQDSLGGADKDGSATTGSCAADRLKPGVTSKGFELEAFLRPARHFTVNAGLTYVDTKYAKDLVGTGGRPLSPVLFQLPGNAVSNAPQYAVTAGLSWSPPIGDSGMSALFYVDTRLQSDTNTGSDLDLEKVQDSFVTVNGRIGLYGADRKWGIEVWAQNLLNKTYYMIGADMPLQGSGTFRAVASPASTGLAGTANQLFVGFPGEPRTFGVTLRGKF, translated from the coding sequence ATGAAAACTTTCCGCCGCTCGTTCGGCCGTACCTTGCTGCGCTCTTCGGCCCTTGGCGTATCGCTCGCCATCGTTGCCTCGGCTGCCCCGGCTTTTGCCCAGGACGCCCCGCAGGCCGATGAAGCCGTTGACGAGGCTGAGATCATCGTCACCGCCACCCGCCGCAGCGAAGCGCTGTCGGACGTGCCGATCGCTGTTTCGGCCGTCACCGGTGAAACGCTGGCCAAGACCGGCGCCACCGACGTGCGCCAGCTCAACCAGGTTGCCCCTTCGCTGCTCGTTTCGGGCGCAACCAGCGAAGTGAACTTCACCGCGCGGATCCGCGGGATTGGCACCGTGGGCGAGAACGCCGGCCTTGAAAGCTCGGTCGGCCTGTTCATCGACGGCGTCTATCGCAGCCGCACCGGCGTCGGCCTGTCCGAACTGGGCGAGATCGAGCGCGTCGAAGTGCTGCGCGGGCCCCAGGGCACGCTGTTCGGCCGCAACTCGACCGCCGGCCTGATCAACATCGTCACCAAGGGCCCGAGCCTGTCGGACGGGTTCTCGGGCAATGCCTCGGCCACCTATGGCAATTACAATTTCTGGCGCCTTGATGGCGCGGTCAACGTGCCGCTTGGCAGCACCGCCGCTGCCCGCATCGATGCCGTTTGGCAGCAGCGCGACGGCTTCATCGAGAACGTCACCCCCGGTGAGCCCGACATCAACGACCGCGACCGCTGGCTGGTGCGCGGCCAGATCGCCTGGGAACCGACCGACGACATCAAGCTGCGCCTGATCGCCGACTATTCGAAGAAAGCGGAAAACTGCTGCGGCGGCGTGCTGCTGAACCCGGTTCGCAACCTCAGCCGCGGCACTGACGGTTTCCCCGTTGCCAGCGCCAACACGCTGCTCCCGCTGCTCCAGGCCTTTGGTGCCAACTTCCAGGTTGCCCCGGCCAACGAACCCTTCGTCCGCCGCCAGTCGACCACCCCGGGCGTGACCTATCGCACCGACAGCAAGGACTGGGGCCTCTCGGGTGAACTGACCTGGGATCTGGGCGGCGCCACGCTGACCTCGATCACAGCCTATCGCGATTACCTGAACGAGCAGGGCCAGGACGGCGATTTCCAGGCGATGGACATCCTGAAGCGGTTCGATCTCGATCGCCACTTCAAGCTGTTCACTCAGGAAGTCCGCCTGCAGGGCGAAGCGCTTGACGGCCGGCTCGACTGGTTGGTTGGCGGCTATTACGCCAACGAAAAGCTCTTCGTCGATGACGACATCGTCTACGGCGCGGACTACGAGCGTTACGCCAACTGCCTGGCGGCGACGGCAATCTCGGCGGCCAACGTCAACCCGGCCTCGGCCACCTGCTCTAACCTGCCGACCACGATCTTCCCGGGCTTCCAGGGCCTGGCGGCGGCAACCGGTTCGGCCCGCCTCAATGGCACCGGCAACAATGGCGCCAGCTTTGATCAGCGCAGCAACAACTGGGCGCTGTTCACGCACAACACCTTCGACATCGTCGAAGACAAGGTCAAGCTGACCGTGGGCGCGCGTTATACCCACGAAAGCAAGACGCTGGCTGCCGATGCCCGCTTTACCAACACGCTGTGCCCGGCAATCCTCAACACGCCGCTGCAGTCGCTGGCCTCGCTGGCCTGCGTCATCAACGGTTCGGCGCCTTCGTTCGCGCGTGGTGCCCCGGGTACCGAGTTCAGCGAGGGTCAGTGGACCGGTACCGCCGTGCTCAGCGTCAAGCCGTTCGATGACCTGATGGTCTATGCCTCGGCCTCAAAGGGCTACAAGGCGGGTGGCTTCAACCTGGACTTCTCGGCACTCGACCGGGTCTGCAATACCACGTTTGACGCAGCCTGCGCCGGCCGTTTGGCCCGCCCGGTCAACACCCAGGGTAACGGCCGCCCCGAAGCGACCGACCTGCAGTTCGCCAGCGAGAAGGTTGACGCCTTCGAAGTGGGCTTCAAGTACGATGGCGACGGGATCGACGTGAACTTCGCGGCGTTCTACCAGCGCTATTCGAACTATCAGCTCAACACCTTCAACGGGGTGAACTTCGAAGTCACCAATATCCAGGCCTGCCAGGACAGCCTGGGCGGTGCCGACAAGGATGGTTCGGCCACGACCGGTTCCTGCGCCGCCGATCGCCTGAAGCCAGGTGTGACCTCGAAGGGCTTCGAACTTGAAGCCTTCCTGCGTCCGGCCCGTCACTTCACGGTCAATGCCGGCCTGACCTATGTCGATACCAAGTATGCCAAGGACCTGGTCGGCACAGGCGGTCGTCCGCTCTCGCCGGTGCTGTTCCAGCTGCCGGGTAACGCCGTGTCGAACGCGCCGCAGTATGCGGTGACTGCGGGCCTCAGCTGGTCGCCGCCGATCGGTGACAGCGGCATGAGCGCGCTGTTCTATGTCGACACCCGTCTGCAGAGCGACACCAACACCGGCTCGGACCTTGACCTTGAAAAGGTCCAGGACAGCTTCGTGACGGTCAACGGCCGCATCGGTCTTTACGGTGCCGATCGCAAGTGGGGCATCGAAGTCTGGGCGCAGAACCTGCTCAACAAGACGTACTACATGATCGGTGCGGACATGCCGCTGCAGGGCAGCGGGACGTTCCGTGCGGTTGCCTCGCCGGCCTCGACTGGTCTGGCTGGGACTGCCAACCAGCTGTTCGTCGGCTTCCCTGGCGAACCGCGCACCTTCGGCGTGACGCTGCGCGGCAAGTTCTAA
- a CDS encoding crotonase/enoyl-CoA hydratase family protein: MRELKPNDRVSISMDADGVAQVRMIRADKMNALDPAMFDTLLEAGEVLYAMPGLRAVVLAGEGRSFCAGLDLTSMAQTDRHDAVPLTERTHGNANRPQQVAMQWRKLPVPVIAAVHGVCFGGGLQVASGADIRVVAPDARLAVMEMKWGLVPDMAGYALWKGMVRDDVLRELTYTNREFTGEQAGEYGFATIVDANPVARATAIAAEIANRNPHAQRAAKRLFNRYLESTTDEILMAESVEQTALIGSRNQIEAVRSQMEKRKGEFVDP; encoded by the coding sequence ATGCGCGAGCTGAAGCCCAACGATCGAGTCAGCATTTCGATGGATGCCGATGGCGTGGCCCAGGTGCGAATGATCCGGGCCGACAAGATGAATGCGCTCGATCCGGCAATGTTCGACACGCTGCTTGAAGCGGGCGAGGTACTTTATGCCATGCCTGGCCTGCGCGCGGTGGTGCTGGCGGGCGAAGGGCGCAGTTTCTGCGCCGGTCTTGATCTCACTTCGATGGCGCAGACCGATCGCCACGATGCCGTGCCGCTGACGGAGCGGACCCACGGCAATGCCAACCGGCCGCAGCAAGTGGCGATGCAGTGGCGCAAGCTGCCGGTGCCGGTGATCGCCGCGGTGCACGGCGTCTGCTTCGGCGGCGGCCTGCAGGTGGCCAGCGGTGCGGACATCCGGGTGGTTGCGCCCGATGCGCGGCTGGCGGTGATGGAAATGAAGTGGGGCTTGGTTCCCGACATGGCCGGTTATGCGCTGTGGAAGGGCATGGTCCGCGACGACGTGCTGCGCGAACTGACCTATACCAACCGCGAGTTCACGGGTGAACAGGCTGGCGAATATGGCTTTGCGACGATTGTCGACGCCAATCCGGTCGCCCGCGCCACAGCGATCGCGGCCGAGATCGCCAACCGCAACCCCCATGCCCAGCGCGCTGCCAAGCGGCTGTTCAACCGCTATCTTGAAAGCACCACCGACGAGATCCTGATGGCCGAAAGCGTCGAGCAGACCGCACTGATCGGCAGCCGCAACCAGATTGAGGCGGTGCGCAGCCAAATGGAGAAGCGCAAAGGCGAATTCGTCGACCCCTGA
- a CDS encoding RNB domain-containing ribonuclease gives MLRDPDCLLAEGLATLRTQFQVPGSFPAPVLAAAEAAARRAPSDHADWTARPFVTLDPAESTDLDQAFAIEAAGADWLLHYAIADVGWFVAPGDPLDAEAWARGVTTYLPGGKAGLYPPVLAEGAASLLPDGPRPAVVFTVRVDSAGETVLDRVTRAVIRSRAKLAYESVRDADLPPGFLEIAERIELAEARRGAARVDPPEQQVERGADGKFALRFRPLLPSETRNAALSLACNLAVAKLLLEHQTGLFRVMAGPDPRAEARLRQTARAFGLTWPDAAPLAQFEKLLDPADPRHAAFMLAVRRAGQGASYAPYAPGNPPWHAAIAAPYAHATAPLRRLADRYVIEAALALANGRPVPDAIAAAFPLLPAAMQRGDARAGQIERAVVDLAETAILAGREGELFDAVVTDLGEQGARIQLCDLPVVARTTAREVVPGDRVRVKLESADPATRRLAFQRVQ, from the coding sequence ATGTTGCGTGATCCCGATTGCTTGCTGGCCGAGGGGCTGGCGACCCTGCGCACGCAGTTCCAGGTGCCCGGCAGCTTCCCGGCACCGGTCCTGGCGGCGGCCGAAGCGGCGGCGCGGCGCGCGCCGAGCGACCATGCCGACTGGACCGCGCGGCCGTTTGTAACGCTCGATCCGGCGGAATCGACCGACCTGGACCAGGCCTTTGCGATCGAGGCAGCGGGGGCGGACTGGTTGCTGCACTATGCCATTGCCGATGTCGGCTGGTTCGTCGCGCCGGGCGATCCGCTTGATGCCGAAGCCTGGGCCCGCGGGGTCACAACCTATCTGCCGGGCGGTAAGGCCGGGCTCTATCCACCGGTCTTGGCCGAAGGGGCGGCCAGCCTGCTGCCCGATGGTCCGCGCCCCGCCGTGGTCTTCACCGTCCGGGTCGATTCCGCTGGCGAGACCGTGCTCGATCGCGTGACCCGCGCGGTGATCCGCAGCCGCGCCAAGCTGGCCTATGAGAGCGTGCGCGATGCCGACTTGCCGCCGGGCTTTCTGGAGATTGCCGAGCGGATCGAGCTGGCCGAGGCGCGGCGCGGGGCGGCCCGGGTCGATCCGCCCGAGCAGCAGGTCGAGCGCGGCGCCGATGGCAAGTTCGCGCTCCGCTTCCGCCCGCTGCTGCCATCCGAAACGCGCAATGCCGCGCTCTCGCTGGCCTGCAACCTGGCCGTGGCGAAGCTGCTGCTGGAGCATCAGACGGGGCTGTTCCGCGTCATGGCCGGGCCCGATCCGCGCGCCGAAGCGCGGCTGCGCCAGACCGCGCGGGCCTTTGGCCTGACCTGGCCGGATGCCGCCCCGCTGGCCCAGTTCGAAAAGCTGCTCGATCCCGCCGATCCCCGCCACGCCGCCTTCATGCTGGCGGTCCGCCGCGCCGGGCAGGGGGCGAGCTACGCGCCCTATGCGCCGGGCAATCCGCCCTGGCACGCCGCGATCGCCGCGCCCTATGCCCATGCCACGGCCCCGCTGCGGCGGCTGGCTGATCGCTATGTGATCGAGGCCGCGCTGGCGCTGGCCAATGGCCGGCCAGTGCCTGATGCCATCGCCGCCGCCTTCCCGCTGCTCCCCGCCGCAATGCAGCGCGGCGATGCCCGTGCCGGACAGATCGAGCGCGCGGTGGTGGACCTGGCCGAAACGGCGATCCTGGCGGGCCGCGAAGGCGAACTGTTCGATGCGGTTGTTACGGACCTCGGCGAACAAGGCGCGCGGATCCAGCTGTGCGACCTGCCGGTGGTTGCGCGGACCACCGCGCGCGAGGTGGTTCCGGGTGACCGGGTGCGGGTCAAACTGGAGAGCGCCGATCCCGCAACCCGCCGGTTGGCCTTCCAGCGGGTGCAGTAA